From the Oleiphilus messinensis genome, one window contains:
- a CDS encoding DUF4139 domain-containing protein, with product MNGTKQLTPKLLATIIACTGTASQASNLTLYSDFAVVQDNITLNLKTGENAVAFQDITRHLEPSSVMLSTGQTGWNLIIKEQNYQGSPLDQVRLLQQYEGQEIEFIVRYDDHQTIKRGKIIRAPESGGMQADPMDAIVEWDGKVNFGLPGTPLFPPIKDQSVLKPQLDWQLFSSKSGKADASLSYITRGFGWDAAYNFIERSDTKLDAAGWMTIRNYSGKDFEKSNLKLVAGEVNKLAEGRDMSGQYRMKMAVAESMPAVTEKSIDEFHMYTVPYPVDLQAGQTKQIQFLSGQNISYQTELVYDGANLPYNFNSEYIRTQRDFGARGNDAVNIYKVFENSAKNGLGKPLPSGRIRFYEQDDDGSLIFTGENRIDHTAREETVKVFTGSAFDVKGERKQTEFTVHSSQRQARETFKITLTNRKAESVSVKVVEHLYRGPEYNISSQTKWQQDDAGTISTEVSIPANSTSVMTYTVDYSW from the coding sequence ATGAATGGCACCAAACAACTCACTCCAAAACTGCTTGCGACGATCATCGCCTGTACTGGAACGGCCTCCCAGGCAAGTAACCTGACACTGTACAGTGATTTTGCCGTGGTTCAGGACAACATCACACTGAACCTGAAAACTGGTGAAAACGCCGTTGCATTTCAGGATATAACCCGGCATCTCGAGCCTTCATCAGTCATGCTCAGCACCGGGCAGACGGGATGGAACCTGATCATCAAGGAACAAAACTATCAAGGCTCACCATTGGATCAGGTCCGGCTGTTGCAACAATACGAAGGTCAGGAGATTGAATTTATCGTGCGCTATGACGATCACCAGACCATCAAGCGGGGAAAAATTATCCGAGCACCTGAATCTGGCGGCATGCAAGCAGACCCGATGGATGCCATTGTTGAATGGGATGGTAAAGTTAATTTTGGCTTGCCCGGCACGCCACTGTTCCCCCCCATAAAAGATCAGAGCGTGTTAAAGCCACAACTGGACTGGCAACTTTTCTCCAGCAAGTCCGGCAAAGCCGATGCCAGCTTGAGTTATATTACCCGCGGTTTCGGCTGGGATGCCGCCTATAATTTCATTGAACGTTCGGATACTAAACTGGACGCCGCCGGCTGGATGACCATCCGCAATTACTCGGGTAAAGACTTTGAAAAAAGTAACTTGAAGCTCGTTGCCGGTGAAGTGAACAAGCTGGCAGAAGGTCGCGACATGTCCGGTCAATACCGGATGAAAATGGCCGTAGCGGAAAGTATGCCAGCCGTGACAGAAAAAAGTATCGATGAATTCCACATGTACACTGTCCCCTATCCGGTTGACTTGCAGGCCGGGCAAACCAAACAGATTCAGTTTCTAAGCGGTCAGAATATCAGCTACCAAACGGAACTGGTCTATGATGGCGCCAACCTGCCCTACAACTTCAATAGCGAATACATTCGGACACAGCGGGACTTTGGTGCCCGTGGCAACGATGCCGTGAACATTTACAAGGTTTTCGAGAATTCTGCCAAAAACGGACTGGGGAAACCTCTGCCTTCAGGACGAATTCGATTCTATGAACAAGACGACGACGGCAGTCTGATCTTCACCGGTGAAAACAGGATTGATCACACCGCTCGGGAGGAAACCGTCAAGGTCTTCACCGGAAGTGCATTTGATGTCAAAGGGGAACGAAAGCAGACAGAGTTCACGGTACACAGTTCCCAGCGACAGGCGCGAGAAACCTTCAAAATCACGCTGACCAACCGCAAAGCCGAAAGCGTATCCGTGAAAGTGGTCGAACATTTATATCGGGGGCCAGAATACAACATTAGCAGTCAGACCAAATGGCAACAGGATGATGCGGGCACCATTAGCACGGAAGTCAGTATTCCTGCGAACAGCACATCAGTGATGACTTATACCGTAGACTACAGCTGGTAG
- a CDS encoding DNA-3-methyladenine glycosylase I: MVDNVKDANGKLSPVSRCGWCGEDPLYTDYHDHVWGRPVYDAIELFEKLCLDGQQAGLSWITILKKQGTYRNAYAQFDPEQIARYTDQDVERLLTDPGIIRNRLKVNSIIKNARAYLSMAAEGIDFSHFLWAFVDHVPIQNRWQSLSEVPVMTPASEAMSKALKKRGFTFVGPTICYAFMQAVGMVNDHLEHCLAYQDCLDLGMSAQQQD; this comes from the coding sequence ATGGTGGATAACGTAAAGGATGCGAATGGGAAATTATCACCGGTTTCCCGCTGTGGCTGGTGTGGCGAAGATCCACTCTACACCGATTACCATGACCATGTCTGGGGACGGCCTGTTTATGATGCAATTGAGCTGTTTGAAAAACTGTGTCTGGATGGCCAGCAGGCGGGCTTGAGCTGGATTACCATTCTGAAAAAACAGGGAACCTACCGGAATGCCTATGCGCAATTTGACCCGGAACAGATTGCACGATATACAGATCAGGATGTTGAGCGCTTATTAACAGACCCCGGCATTATTCGCAATCGCTTGAAAGTGAATTCAATCATTAAAAACGCCCGAGCCTATTTGAGCATGGCGGCGGAGGGGATCGACTTCAGTCATTTTTTGTGGGCTTTTGTCGACCATGTTCCGATTCAGAATCGCTGGCAGTCGTTGAGTGAAGTGCCGGTCATGACACCGGCTTCCGAGGCGATGTCAAAAGCCCTCAAGAAAAGAGGATTTACGTTTGTCGGCCCGACAATTTGTTACGCTTTTATGCAGGCGGTCGGCATGGTCAATGATCATCTCGAACATTGTCTTGCCTATCAGGATTGCCTTGATCTTGGTATGTCGGCTCAGCAGCAGGATTGA
- a CDS encoding XdhC family protein, translating to MKPEDSTLIQSSEASGFSSTTVATPVLPFTDAFVDDIRSTAWVWNQAGLGIALITLVNVEGSSPRPVGSQMVVNERGEYAGLISSGCVESALVHEAVSLLRSEAPEQRLIRYGRDSDYFDIQLPCGSGIDVLILTRPESNWFTPLCSAYQKRLPVEWSWNVSEARLNHLHQVPLDNANPGPGHSAPSSRQWSRLEVEQKLANFSKSYRPRQRVVVVGQGAIFDYFLNLARAFDWHLVAYSSQFTVPCENANCVFLPLNSPAQFAPDDLDPWTAVILLSHDHDWEVPILKQVLSRNVGLISALGSRKTHETRRNLLRIEGISDTDIARINGPAGLNIGGQTPPEIALSIVAEVVSSANMRYYSGI from the coding sequence TTGAAACCAGAAGATTCAACGTTAATACAGTCCTCAGAAGCGTCAGGTTTTTCATCTACGACGGTGGCGACCCCGGTGCTGCCGTTTACCGATGCCTTTGTTGACGATATTCGCAGCACGGCCTGGGTATGGAATCAGGCGGGATTGGGGATTGCGCTGATCACGCTGGTTAATGTTGAAGGTTCGTCTCCCCGACCTGTGGGCAGTCAAATGGTGGTGAATGAACGGGGAGAATATGCCGGATTAATTTCCAGCGGCTGTGTTGAATCCGCACTGGTCCATGAAGCGGTGTCGTTGCTCCGCAGCGAAGCGCCGGAGCAACGATTGATTCGCTATGGTCGTGACTCCGATTATTTTGATATCCAGCTCCCTTGCGGATCGGGTATCGATGTCCTGATTCTCACGCGTCCTGAAAGCAATTGGTTCACGCCGCTGTGTTCTGCATATCAGAAGCGTTTGCCGGTTGAATGGTCATGGAATGTATCGGAGGCTAGGCTGAACCATCTACATCAAGTGCCGCTGGACAATGCTAATCCGGGCCCGGGGCATTCTGCGCCATCATCTCGCCAGTGGTCTCGTCTTGAGGTTGAGCAAAAACTTGCGAATTTCAGTAAATCCTACAGACCCAGACAACGGGTTGTGGTGGTCGGGCAGGGAGCGATCTTCGACTATTTTTTAAACCTGGCCCGGGCTTTTGACTGGCATTTGGTCGCCTATTCTTCCCAGTTTACGGTGCCCTGTGAGAATGCCAATTGCGTCTTTTTACCCTTGAACTCACCTGCTCAGTTCGCCCCTGATGATCTGGATCCGTGGACTGCCGTTATTTTACTTTCCCATGATCACGATTGGGAAGTGCCGATTCTGAAACAGGTTTTATCCCGTAATGTGGGGTTGATTTCTGCGCTGGGTAGCCGTAAAACCCATGAAACCCGCAGGAATTTATTACGCATCGAGGGCATTAGCGATACTGATATCGCGCGGATTAACGGCCCCGCCGGTTTGAACATCGGCGGACAGACACCTCCGGAGATTGCACTCTCGATTGTGGCAGAAGTCGTCTCAAGCGCAAATATGCGCTACTATTCGGGCATCTGA
- a CDS encoding xanthine dehydrogenase family protein molybdopterin-binding subunit has product MFKSDQQEQSLPVAESTPVANMQLSRRQFMVTGVQSGAALMLGVTVGQEALAATGTLKGNAAALQPNAFVCITPDNQVCITIKHLEMGQGTFTGLATLVAEELDASWSQVTCEGAEANAGKYANLAWGKFQGTGGSTAIANAFMQMREAGASARAMLVSAAASLWQVPAREIKVSNGIVSHPASGKQSEFGALAELAAMQKIPDKVVLKTPDQFTLIGKKLPRKDVGKTTGQALYTQDMQQPGTLTALVAHPPRFGAKMLSFDASAAEKQKGVVAVVALENRVAVLAKDFWQAKKARDLLVIKWDEQAAFKQSSADLLADYKALADKPGLVAHQTGSIAQGFDQADKVIEAEYAFPFLAHAAMEPMNCVVQLRKQGDKITGAELWYGAQLHTGDQMALAGLLKVAPEQVKINTLYAGGSFGRRANSKSDYVLEAAEIAKAYGGNVPVKLVWTREDDTRAGYFRPMYFHKLKAGLDKNGNIIAWQHRIVGQSIVKGTGFEFLIQNGIDHTSVEGASNLPYAIPNMQVELHSPEIPVPVLWWRSVGSTHTAHATETFLDELATAAGKDPVALRMSLLEQHPRHRGVLKMAAEKANWTAALPENHYRGVAVHKSFGTYVAQVVEVSRQGDAFKVEKVTCAVDCGVPVNPDIIRAQMEGGIGFGLSPAMMSAITFDQGRVVESNFHDYQVLRAAQMPKIDVHIVASAEPPSGVGEPGTPVVAPALANAIAAASGRWMRDLPMQVEFV; this is encoded by the coding sequence ATGTTTAAATCTGATCAGCAAGAACAAAGTTTGCCCGTAGCCGAATCGACCCCAGTGGCAAATATGCAATTGTCCAGACGGCAGTTTATGGTCACCGGTGTTCAGTCTGGAGCCGCCTTGATGTTGGGGGTGACCGTAGGACAGGAAGCCCTGGCAGCAACGGGAACACTGAAAGGTAACGCCGCCGCATTGCAGCCCAACGCGTTTGTCTGCATTACTCCTGATAATCAGGTTTGTATCACAATCAAACATCTGGAAATGGGGCAGGGAACCTTTACGGGTCTTGCCACGCTTGTTGCAGAAGAACTGGATGCCAGCTGGTCTCAGGTCACCTGTGAGGGGGCAGAAGCCAATGCCGGTAAATACGCCAACCTGGCATGGGGTAAATTTCAGGGAACCGGAGGCAGTACGGCTATTGCAAACGCGTTTATGCAAATGCGTGAAGCCGGTGCAAGTGCCCGGGCGATGCTGGTGTCTGCGGCCGCGAGCTTATGGCAAGTTCCAGCGCGGGAGATAAAGGTCAGCAATGGTATCGTCAGCCACCCAGCGTCCGGCAAACAATCGGAATTTGGTGCGCTTGCGGAGTTGGCGGCCATGCAGAAAATTCCGGACAAAGTGGTTCTGAAAACCCCGGATCAATTTACCCTGATTGGTAAAAAACTGCCCCGCAAAGATGTGGGTAAAACCACGGGGCAGGCACTTTACACGCAGGATATGCAGCAGCCGGGTACCTTGACAGCACTCGTCGCGCATCCTCCGCGCTTTGGTGCAAAAATGTTAAGCTTTGATGCCAGCGCAGCAGAAAAACAGAAGGGTGTCGTGGCCGTTGTGGCACTTGAGAACCGCGTGGCGGTTCTGGCCAAGGATTTTTGGCAGGCGAAAAAAGCACGGGATTTACTCGTGATCAAGTGGGATGAGCAGGCGGCCTTCAAGCAGAGTAGTGCCGATCTGTTGGCCGATTACAAAGCACTAGCAGACAAGCCAGGCCTTGTCGCTCACCAGACTGGCAGCATTGCACAAGGGTTTGATCAGGCGGATAAAGTCATTGAAGCGGAATATGCTTTCCCGTTTCTTGCTCATGCGGCGATGGAGCCGATGAACTGTGTTGTTCAATTGCGTAAACAGGGGGATAAAATTACAGGGGCTGAGCTTTGGTACGGTGCCCAACTGCATACCGGGGATCAAATGGCACTGGCTGGCTTGCTGAAAGTTGCTCCCGAGCAGGTCAAAATCAATACACTCTATGCGGGCGGCAGTTTTGGACGGCGCGCTAACTCAAAATCCGATTATGTTCTGGAAGCGGCGGAAATCGCTAAAGCCTATGGTGGTAACGTTCCGGTAAAACTGGTCTGGACCCGGGAAGACGATACCCGGGCGGGGTATTTCCGGCCCATGTACTTCCATAAATTAAAAGCAGGCCTCGATAAAAATGGCAACATTATCGCGTGGCAGCACCGTATTGTTGGGCAGTCCATTGTGAAAGGAACCGGCTTCGAGTTTCTGATCCAGAATGGAATTGACCACACTTCAGTGGAAGGCGCCTCAAACTTGCCTTATGCCATCCCGAATATGCAAGTGGAGTTACATTCTCCGGAGATTCCGGTGCCGGTGCTCTGGTGGCGGAGTGTTGGATCAACCCATACGGCCCATGCCACTGAAACCTTTTTGGACGAATTGGCCACTGCAGCGGGTAAAGACCCGGTAGCGTTGCGGATGTCCCTGCTGGAGCAGCATCCCCGGCACCGTGGTGTACTGAAAATGGCCGCCGAAAAAGCCAATTGGACTGCAGCCTTGCCAGAAAACCACTATCGAGGCGTTGCTGTGCATAAGTCTTTCGGTACTTACGTTGCTCAGGTGGTTGAAGTGTCCCGTCAGGGGGATGCCTTCAAAGTCGAAAAAGTAACCTGTGCTGTAGATTGTGGTGTACCCGTGAATCCGGATATCATCAGAGCCCAGATGGAAGGTGGCATCGGATTTGGATTATCGCCTGCGATGATGAGTGCCATTACCTTCGATCAGGGGCGTGTGGTGGAGAGTAATTTCCATGATTATCAGGTACTGCGGGCGGCCCAGATGCCGAAGATCGATGTCCATATCGTTGCATCAGCCGAGCCTCCTTCCGGTGTCGGCGAACCGGGAACGCCCGTGGTTGCCCCGGCACTAGCGAATGCAATAGCGGCTGCCAGTGGTCGCTGGATGCGTGACCTGCCCATGCAGGTGGAATTTGTGTAA
- a CDS encoding (2Fe-2S)-binding protein, translating into MAFSININGKQQTVDVEGDTPLLWVIRDHLQLTGTKFGCGMAQCGACTVHLNGQPIRSCVTPISSVTGQQITTIEGLSGAAVAKTHKAVVDAWEEVAVVQCGYCQSGQIMSAVALLSSNPGPSDQEIDQYMNGNICRCATYVRIKQAIKQASGTLVAQNNSTDSPLYYDAFASKGNADKTDTRIGG; encoded by the coding sequence ATGGCTTTTTCAATCAATATCAACGGCAAGCAACAAACGGTGGATGTAGAGGGAGATACCCCTTTGCTCTGGGTTATTCGTGACCATCTTCAGCTTACCGGAACCAAATTCGGGTGTGGCATGGCTCAGTGTGGTGCCTGTACGGTGCACTTGAATGGCCAACCCATTCGCTCATGCGTGACCCCTATCAGCAGTGTGACCGGACAGCAGATTACAACCATCGAGGGGTTATCCGGCGCAGCGGTTGCGAAAACCCATAAAGCTGTTGTTGATGCCTGGGAGGAGGTTGCTGTTGTCCAGTGTGGTTACTGTCAATCGGGGCAGATTATGTCTGCAGTCGCGCTATTGAGCTCGAATCCTGGACCAAGTGATCAGGAAATCGATCAGTATATGAATGGCAATATCTGTCGCTGTGCAACCTATGTACGGATTAAACAAGCGATAAAACAGGCATCCGGTACATTAGTTGCGCAAAACAACAGTACTGATTCACCGCTTTATTACGATGCGTTTGCCAGCAAGGGAAATGCGGACAAAACCGATACCCGGATAGGAGGCTAA
- a CDS encoding AraC family transcriptional regulator, whose product MQKVNGSCQNKLASLLSSLAEREGQTETGIPGVSLYRKSAPEESQPVVYDPCIVIVGQGQKRGYLGDRQFTYDANQYLVISVPMPFMCEVKQASFDQPFLALALSVDVSLIGELLMTMSQDQVPVVLDSMPDAVGAEPLSDAILTPAVQLLKSLESPLDASVLGPQYVREITYRILLGPLGPALKATVLQNSRFHHIAKVMKYLHGHYGENCSIENLARMANMSQSSLHHHFKAVTTASPVQYLKSIRLHKARALLLQGEHNASSAADHVGYSSNSQFSREYKRFFGVAPSADIERIR is encoded by the coding sequence ATGCAGAAGGTGAACGGCTCCTGTCAAAATAAACTGGCTTCATTGTTGTCGTCACTGGCGGAGCGGGAAGGTCAAACAGAAACGGGGATTCCCGGCGTTTCGCTGTATCGCAAAAGTGCCCCGGAAGAGTCGCAACCCGTCGTTTACGACCCCTGCATCGTTATTGTCGGGCAAGGCCAAAAGCGTGGGTATCTGGGGGATCGACAATTTACTTATGATGCGAACCAGTATCTGGTGATCTCGGTTCCCATGCCTTTCATGTGTGAAGTTAAGCAGGCCAGCTTTGACCAGCCCTTTCTCGCGCTGGCACTGTCGGTTGATGTCTCGCTGATAGGCGAGTTGCTCATGACCATGTCTCAGGATCAGGTGCCGGTAGTATTGGATAGCATGCCCGACGCGGTAGGGGCGGAACCGCTTTCTGACGCCATCTTGACGCCAGCAGTCCAGTTGTTGAAGTCTCTCGAATCCCCATTGGATGCAAGTGTTCTGGGTCCACAATACGTGCGGGAAATTACCTACCGCATTCTGCTCGGTCCACTGGGGCCTGCATTGAAAGCGACAGTATTGCAAAACAGCCGATTCCATCACATCGCCAAGGTGATGAAGTACCTCCATGGCCATTATGGCGAAAACTGCTCGATTGAGAATCTCGCCCGAATGGCGAATATGAGCCAATCCTCTTTGCACCATCACTTTAAAGCGGTGACTACGGCGTCGCCGGTTCAATATTTAAAAAGTATTCGTTTGCACAAAGCTCGGGCGCTCTTGCTTCAGGGAGAGCACAATGCGAGTTCTGCCGCAGACCATGTGGGCTATTCCAGCAATTCCCAGTTCAGTCGTGAGTACAAGCGCTTTTTTGGTGTCGCGCCCAGTGCCGATATCGAACGCATACGTTAG
- a CDS encoding substrate-binding periplasmic protein: MNREKANHSPWLVVTARLLGAITVLTALACPSLADDFAVEVVTENWPPYNYEEEGEIKGFATEIVKKTLEHAELSHTIRLGIWKGVYSRALNRNNVLIYTITRTPEREDLFHWIGPIAHRELNLYKLRARKDIQINSVADIKHYRLALQDGDASTQFIFNNHYYPEDKATIVDRRVLSYRMLFANRADLAVGQDLSIAYYMRMDGLPTTQIEKAFSFTVDGAYYLAFNKSSDPKLVERVNTSFNTLKQQGAFEPILDHYRIPNAD; the protein is encoded by the coding sequence ATGAATCGCGAGAAAGCCAATCACTCACCATGGCTTGTGGTGACAGCCAGGTTGCTTGGAGCCATCACCGTGCTCACAGCCCTTGCTTGCCCGTCACTTGCGGATGATTTCGCCGTGGAGGTCGTCACCGAAAACTGGCCGCCCTATAACTACGAAGAAGAGGGTGAGATCAAAGGCTTCGCAACAGAAATCGTAAAAAAAACGCTGGAACATGCAGAGCTATCCCACACAATTCGTCTGGGGATCTGGAAAGGCGTGTATAGCCGGGCTTTAAACCGGAATAATGTGCTGATCTACACCATTACCCGAACCCCGGAACGGGAAGACCTGTTTCACTGGATTGGTCCAATCGCCCATCGAGAATTAAACCTGTACAAACTGCGTGCCCGCAAAGATATCCAGATCAACTCCGTAGCCGACATCAAACATTATCGCCTTGCTCTACAAGACGGAGATGCCAGCACCCAGTTTATTTTCAACAATCACTATTACCCCGAAGACAAAGCAACAATTGTTGACCGACGCGTCTTGAGCTACCGCATGCTGTTTGCCAACCGGGCTGACCTGGCCGTAGGTCAGGACTTATCCATTGCCTACTATATGCGTATGGACGGTCTGCCTACGACACAAATTGAAAAGGCCTTCTCGTTTACCGTAGATGGTGCGTATTACCTCGCCTTCAACAAATCCTCAGACCCCAAGTTGGTGGAACGGGTCAACACCAGTTTCAACACACTGAAACAACAGGGTGCATTTGAACCCATTCTCGACCATTACCGCATTCCAAATGCCGACTGA
- a CDS encoding flavodoxin family protein: MPVPKKLLIIAHAPSENTTRMVDAVVNGATNPEITDVDVIFKPPLDTQPEDILTAQAVIIGTTENLGYMAGLIKDVFDRCYYPCLEKTQGLPFTFYIRAGHDGTGTRRAIESITTGLRWRLVTDPLICRGEFQEEFITQCEELGLTMAASLEAGII; the protein is encoded by the coding sequence ATGCCTGTCCCCAAAAAACTTTTAATCATCGCTCACGCCCCCTCTGAAAACACCACACGAATGGTCGATGCAGTCGTAAACGGCGCAACCAACCCCGAGATTACCGATGTAGACGTAATCTTCAAACCCCCTCTGGATACCCAACCGGAAGACATCCTCACCGCTCAAGCGGTTATCATCGGCACCACCGAAAATCTCGGTTACATGGCCGGCCTGATTAAAGATGTGTTCGACAGATGCTACTACCCCTGCCTGGAAAAAACCCAGGGCCTGCCCTTCACCTTCTACATCCGCGCCGGACACGATGGCACCGGCACCCGCCGCGCCATAGAAAGCATCACCACCGGGCTGCGCTGGCGATTAGTCACCGACCCACTAATCTGCAGGGGCGAATTTCAAGAAGAATTTATCACCCAGTGTGAAGAACTGGGACTCACCATGGCAGCGAGCTTGGAGGCGGGGATTATTTGA
- a CDS encoding type II toxin-antitoxin system Phd/YefM family antitoxin: MIQADIHEAKSNLSKLADLAHEGETIVIVKSGKPYVDLVPHNPKQTRGPGGYDLDIAVFDVADSDIESMFFDSGVE; encoded by the coding sequence ATGATTCAAGCAGATATTCATGAAGCAAAATCCAATCTCTCTAAACTGGCCGATCTAGCGCACGAGGGTGAAACGATTGTAATTGTAAAATCGGGAAAGCCCTATGTTGATTTGGTTCCCCACAATCCCAAACAAACCCGTGGGCCAGGCGGTTACGATTTAGATATAGCGGTATTTGATGTCGCAGACTCTGATATTGAATCCATGTTTTTTGATAGTGGTGTTGAATAA
- a CDS encoding DUF5610 domain-containing protein — protein sequence MAISSFGSGPAISSPARQDSSSVQTKTKPDPEAQSASRGRSEEAKAAAPGQQISAQARQKAYNVEILRAHQEVSLSIKDQPQALIYKTAIEAINEELRAELGDDAIQKGYESGLDVSPEATAGRIVQFSTGLFALYKEQHPELELEEQVDRFLEVIGGGIDKGFSEARDILDGLGVLEGDIADNVDKTYDLVQEGLAAFRDSLIPSTTDNSSTTDEANNPADPTQTEQN from the coding sequence ATGGCGATTTCTTCTTTTGGCTCGGGTCCAGCGATTTCCAGTCCTGCGCGGCAGGATAGTTCCTCTGTTCAAACCAAAACCAAGCCTGATCCTGAGGCCCAGTCGGCATCACGGGGACGGTCTGAAGAGGCAAAAGCGGCTGCGCCGGGTCAACAGATTTCCGCACAGGCTCGCCAGAAAGCCTATAACGTCGAAATTTTGCGGGCACATCAGGAAGTGAGCCTGAGTATCAAGGATCAACCCCAGGCACTGATTTACAAAACCGCTATCGAGGCCATCAACGAGGAACTGCGCGCGGAGCTCGGGGATGATGCCATTCAGAAAGGTTACGAAAGCGGTCTCGATGTATCACCGGAGGCCACTGCGGGTCGAATCGTCCAGTTCTCAACCGGGCTCTTTGCGCTTTATAAAGAGCAACATCCCGAACTGGAGCTTGAAGAACAGGTGGATCGTTTTCTGGAGGTTATCGGAGGCGGTATTGATAAAGGCTTTAGTGAAGCTAGAGATATACTGGACGGCCTGGGTGTACTTGAAGGCGATATCGCAGACAATGTTGATAAAACCTACGACCTCGTCCAGGAGGGGCTGGCTGCGTTCAGGGATAGCCTGATTCCAAGTACTACAGATAATTCAAGCACGACAGATGAAGCAAACAACCCTGCAGATCCCACGCAGACAGAGCAAAACTAG
- a CDS encoding DUF4214 domain-containing protein, whose amino-acid sequence MTSQYSYASEITYPVYSDRPSLHEYDMAHSWEVLFSLVRDRGVEQAGWDNEYQFNGDIEWVETDVFAFYGLRGAEYDIFASSDEDPGELRLYDDYGDVIAFDQGGSYGTDEIVGFTAPYSGWYYISADWKSSGWFGADDMVSLSVFEDLDPGSGAISEADFDDAMTVARLYNAAFDRLPDIQGLNYWIDQYDGGMALVEMAANFYSSAEFHTLYGHPSNGEYVDQLYFNVLGRNADSAGFDFWVTELETGLSRSAALAYFSESEENIQNTSDTLASLTVTDQGVWIF is encoded by the coding sequence ATGACATCTCAATATTCTTATGCATCTGAAATTACCTATCCCGTATATTCTGACCGGCCTTCGCTGCATGAGTATGATATGGCGCATTCCTGGGAGGTGCTGTTTTCCCTCGTGCGTGACCGGGGGGTGGAACAGGCCGGTTGGGACAACGAATATCAGTTCAATGGTGATATCGAGTGGGTTGAAACGGACGTATTTGCCTTCTATGGATTGCGGGGGGCGGAATACGATATTTTCGCCAGTAGTGATGAAGATCCCGGTGAGCTGCGCCTTTATGATGACTATGGTGATGTGATTGCGTTTGATCAGGGTGGATCCTATGGCACGGATGAAATTGTTGGTTTTACGGCGCCCTACAGTGGCTGGTACTACATCAGTGCCGACTGGAAAAGCTCGGGTTGGTTTGGGGCAGACGATATGGTTAGTTTGTCCGTATTTGAGGATCTTGACCCGGGCTCAGGTGCGATAAGTGAAGCGGATTTCGATGACGCGATGACTGTTGCCAGATTGTATAACGCGGCATTTGATCGTCTACCGGATATTCAAGGGCTTAACTACTGGATTGATCAATATGATGGCGGTATGGCGCTGGTGGAAATGGCGGCTAACTTTTACAGTTCGGCGGAGTTTCACACACTCTATGGTCATCCATCCAACGGTGAATACGTCGATCAGCTGTATTTCAATGTGCTGGGGCGAAATGCAGATTCTGCCGGATTTGATTTTTGGGTAACCGAGCTGGAGACGGGTCTCTCACGGAGTGCTGCACTCGCGTATTTTTCGGAATCCGAAGAGAATATCCAGAACACCTCAGACACCTTGGCAAGTCTGACTGTGACTGATCAAGGTGTCTGGATATTCTAA